One Kribbella sp. NBC_00662 genomic region harbors:
- a CDS encoding ABC transporter ATP-binding protein: MTAWNSLYHAMHAQDDKRPFSKATLRRILAFARPHRTQLIWFLVMSVGAAVLAVATPVLAGEVVNAIVGGKAFSVVLRFAVLIAVIAIAEAGLSMLTRWLSAQIGEGLILDLRTAVFDHIQRMPIAFFTRTRTGALVSRLNNDVIGAQRAFSDTLSGVVGNLVMLVLTLVVMLRESWQITLLALVILPVFVIPARRVGHRLASLEREAANYNATMSTQMTERFSAPGATLVKLFGRPARESLEFAIRARRVRDIGVRTAMVQWIFVTALTLVSALALAVVYGLGGFYALRDQLDAGAVVSMALLLTRLYAPLTALASARLEVMTALVSFERVFEVLDLEPLIKDKPDAGRVPEGPVAVEFAGVSFAYPSADKVSLASLEEVAKLDTRGGVEVLHDISFRAEPGQMVALVGSSGAGKSTIAQLIPRLYDVDSGSVRLAEADVRDVSAESLRQTLGMVTQDGHLFHDSIRENLLLARPEASEDDLWDSLERARLGELIRSLPDQLDTVVGERGYRLSGGERQRLTIARLLLAQPRVVILDEATAALDSTNEAAVQAALTEALAGRTAVVIAHRLSTIRAADQILVIESGRIVERGRHAELLAAGGRYEELYRTQFDQPGETVPV; the protein is encoded by the coding sequence ATGACCGCGTGGAACTCGCTGTACCACGCGATGCACGCACAGGACGACAAGCGTCCGTTCTCGAAGGCGACCTTGCGGCGGATCCTCGCGTTCGCGCGTCCGCACCGCACCCAGCTGATCTGGTTCCTCGTGATGAGCGTCGGCGCCGCGGTGCTCGCGGTCGCCACTCCGGTGCTGGCCGGCGAGGTGGTCAACGCGATCGTCGGCGGGAAGGCGTTCAGCGTCGTACTGCGGTTCGCCGTGCTGATCGCGGTCATCGCGATCGCGGAGGCCGGGCTGAGCATGCTGACGCGGTGGCTGTCGGCGCAGATCGGTGAGGGACTGATCCTCGATCTGCGGACGGCGGTGTTCGACCACATCCAGCGGATGCCGATCGCGTTCTTCACCCGGACCAGGACCGGCGCGCTGGTCTCCCGGCTGAACAACGACGTGATCGGCGCGCAGCGCGCGTTCAGCGACACGTTGTCCGGCGTCGTCGGCAACCTGGTGATGCTCGTGCTCACGCTGGTGGTGATGCTGCGCGAGTCGTGGCAGATCACTCTGCTGGCGCTGGTGATCCTGCCGGTCTTCGTCATCCCGGCGCGGCGGGTCGGGCATCGGTTGGCTTCGCTCGAGCGGGAAGCAGCCAACTACAACGCCACGATGAGCACGCAGATGACCGAGCGGTTCTCGGCGCCGGGTGCGACGTTGGTGAAGCTGTTCGGGCGGCCGGCGCGGGAGTCGCTGGAGTTCGCGATCCGGGCGCGGCGGGTGCGGGACATCGGCGTACGAACGGCGATGGTGCAGTGGATCTTCGTGACGGCGTTGACGTTGGTGTCGGCGCTTGCGCTGGCTGTTGTTTATGGGCTGGGTGGGTTCTATGCGCTGCGGGATCAGCTCGACGCGGGTGCGGTCGTGTCGATGGCGCTGCTGCTGACCCGGTTGTACGCACCGCTGACCGCGCTGGCGAGTGCACGGCTCGAGGTGATGACGGCGCTGGTGAGCTTCGAGCGCGTCTTCGAAGTACTGGATCTCGAGCCGCTGATCAAGGACAAGCCGGACGCGGGTCGCGTGCCTGAGGGGCCGGTGGCGGTGGAGTTCGCGGGGGTGAGCTTTGCTTACCCGTCGGCGGACAAGGTGTCGCTCGCCTCGCTGGAGGAGGTGGCGAAGCTCGATACCCGGGGTGGGGTCGAGGTGTTGCACGATATCTCGTTCCGGGCCGAGCCAGGGCAGATGGTGGCGCTGGTCGGGTCGTCCGGTGCCGGGAAGTCGACGATCGCGCAGTTGATTCCGCGGTTGTACGACGTGGACTCGGGTTCGGTGAGGCTGGCCGAGGCCGACGTACGGGATGTGTCGGCGGAGTCGTTGCGGCAGACGCTGGGGATGGTGACGCAGGACGGTCACCTGTTCCACGACTCGATCCGGGAGAACCTGCTGCTCGCGCGTCCCGAGGCGTCCGAGGACGACCTGTGGGATTCGCTCGAGCGGGCTCGGTTGGGTGAGCTGATCCGATCGTTGCCCGATCAGCTCGACACGGTGGTGGGTGAGCGTGGGTATCGCTTGTCCGGCGGCGAGCGGCAGCGGTTGACGATCGCGCGGTTGCTGCTCGCGCAGCCGCGGGTCGTGATCCTCGACGAGGCGACCGCGGCATTGGACTCGACGAACGAGGCGGCGGTGCAGGCGGCGCTGACCGAGGCGCTTGCCGGTCGTACGGCGGTGGTGATCGCGCACCGGTTGTCGACGATCCGGGCCGCGGATCAGATCCTCGTGATCGAGTCCGGGCGGATCGTGGAGCGCGGTCGGCATGCGGAGTTGCTCGCGGCCGGCGGGCGGTACGAAGAGCTGTATCGGACGCAGTTTGATCAGCCTGGGGAAACTGTTCCGGTCTGA
- a CDS encoding ABC transporter substrate-binding protein, giving the protein MTRRLPLSLNRFTLRNRHRNLAGIGAAVIALALVGTACSPVEPAGNNSGSGGDSSSGTQAPAGQDVFGEPADASQVKQGGTLTVALSADPDKLDPTLSRSLYSRYVFHTMCEKLYDLGSDAKVVPQLATALPTISSDGLSMTIPLKQGVKFADGTTFDSNAVKISLNRDLTLAGSARKSELGPITSIETPDPKTVVIKLSKPFAPLTAALADRSGMVLSPAAVAKLGANFSNAPVCVGPFKFASRVAQNSIKVVKDPQYYDAAKVHLDAIEYRIITDSSIRSANLKSGDAQVADSLSTQDTPALQKDDTVTVLQSQSLGYQGLTINIGNSNGVGNPLKSLGTPLAKDPRVRQALALSIDREALVKSLFGGLNTVACSPISPKSEFTSDAAQVCPAHDPAKAKQLLADAGVSTPYKVEMVTSNNPDSLRLAQALQGMVKEGGFDLVIKPVEYAALLDQQDRGDFELLQLGWSGRVDPDANIFNFIGTTGSQNVSGYSSPEVDKLLTDARQSTDQAQRVKLYGDVVTKLQQDDPIIYMYRQRNLTGVSKKVLGIQVYPDGVIRTAFAGFAK; this is encoded by the coding sequence ATGACTCGTCGACTTCCGCTGTCGCTGAACCGTTTCACTTTGCGTAACCGCCACCGGAACCTGGCCGGGATCGGCGCCGCCGTCATCGCGCTGGCCCTGGTCGGCACGGCCTGCTCCCCGGTCGAGCCCGCCGGCAACAACAGCGGCAGCGGTGGCGACAGCAGCAGCGGCACCCAGGCGCCGGCCGGACAGGACGTCTTCGGCGAGCCCGCCGACGCGTCGCAGGTCAAGCAGGGCGGGACGCTGACGGTTGCCCTGTCCGCCGATCCGGACAAGCTCGACCCGACGTTGTCCCGCAGCCTCTACTCGCGGTACGTCTTCCACACGATGTGCGAGAAGCTGTACGACCTCGGCTCGGACGCGAAGGTCGTGCCGCAGCTTGCCACCGCGCTGCCGACGATCTCGTCCGACGGCCTCAGCATGACGATCCCGCTGAAACAGGGTGTGAAGTTCGCCGACGGCACCACGTTCGACTCGAACGCGGTCAAGATCTCGCTGAACCGGGACCTCACCCTCGCCGGTTCGGCGCGTAAGAGCGAGCTCGGTCCGATCACCTCGATCGAGACGCCCGACCCGAAGACCGTCGTCATCAAGCTCTCGAAGCCGTTCGCCCCGCTGACCGCCGCGTTGGCCGACCGGTCCGGCATGGTCCTCAGCCCCGCCGCCGTTGCCAAGCTCGGCGCGAACTTCTCCAACGCGCCGGTCTGCGTCGGCCCGTTCAAGTTCGCCAGCCGCGTCGCGCAGAACTCGATCAAGGTCGTGAAGGACCCGCAGTACTACGACGCCGCGAAGGTGCACCTCGACGCGATCGAGTACCGGATCATCACCGACTCGAGCATCCGCTCGGCGAACCTGAAGTCCGGCGACGCCCAGGTCGCGGACTCGTTGTCGACACAGGACACGCCGGCGCTGCAGAAGGACGACACTGTGACCGTGCTGCAGTCGCAGTCGCTCGGGTACCAAGGCCTCACGATCAACATCGGCAACTCGAACGGCGTCGGCAACCCGCTCAAGTCACTCGGTACTCCGCTCGCCAAGGACCCGCGGGTTCGCCAGGCGCTGGCACTGTCGATCGACCGCGAGGCGTTGGTGAAGTCGCTCTTCGGCGGCCTGAACACCGTTGCCTGTTCGCCGATCTCGCCCAAGAGCGAGTTCACCTCGGACGCAGCACAGGTCTGCCCGGCGCACGATCCGGCGAAGGCGAAGCAGTTGCTGGCCGACGCGGGCGTGAGTACGCCGTACAAGGTCGAGATGGTGACCTCGAACAACCCGGACAGCTTGCGGCTCGCGCAGGCGTTGCAGGGCATGGTGAAGGAGGGTGGATTCGACCTCGTGATCAAGCCGGTCGAGTACGCCGCGCTGCTCGACCAGCAGGACCGCGGTGACTTCGAGCTGCTGCAACTCGGATGGTCCGGCCGCGTCGACCCCGACGCCAATATCTTCAACTTCATCGGCACCACCGGCAGCCAGAACGTGTCCGGCTACAGCAGCCCGGAGGTCGACAAGCTCCTCACCGACGCCCGGCAGTCCACCGACCAGGCCCAACGCGTCAAGCTGTACGGCGACGTCGTCACCAAGCTCCAGCAGGACGACCCGATCATCTACATGTACCGCCAGCGCAACCTGACCGGCGTCTCCAAGAAGGTCCTCGGCATCCAGGTCTACCCGGACGGCGTGATCCGAACGGCCTTCGCGGGGTTCGCCAAGTGA
- a CDS encoding GNAT family N-acetyltransferase encodes MSITWNTRVETPADVELIRDITLQAFGRQYEVDFLDAHRADPVAWLPGHMFVATTPEDAPVAYALLTRCHIGDQPVLSLGPVAVLPEYQKQGAGSAAVRAALATAGDRGGEQAVVVLGHQEYYPRFGFRQATEFGIHHPQYDGPNLMALALGRHAVPAGDLTYPVTV; translated from the coding sequence TTGTCCATCACCTGGAACACCCGCGTCGAGACACCGGCCGACGTCGAACTGATCCGCGACATCACTCTGCAGGCGTTCGGTCGCCAGTACGAGGTCGACTTCCTCGACGCTCACCGCGCCGACCCGGTCGCCTGGCTCCCCGGCCACATGTTCGTCGCGACCACACCCGAGGACGCGCCGGTCGCCTACGCGCTCCTCACCCGCTGCCACATCGGCGACCAGCCGGTCCTTTCACTCGGACCGGTCGCCGTGCTCCCGGAGTACCAGAAGCAAGGCGCCGGCAGTGCCGCCGTGCGGGCCGCGCTGGCTACGGCGGGTGATCGCGGCGGCGAGCAGGCCGTCGTCGTCCTCGGTCACCAGGAGTACTACCCGCGGTTCGGATTCCGGCAGGCGACCGAGTTCGGCATCCATCACCCGCAGTACGACGGGCCGAATCTGATGGCACTCGCGCTGGGCCGTCACGCCGTACCCGCCGGGGACCTCACCTACCCCGTCACCGTGTGA
- a CDS encoding TetR/AcrR family transcriptional regulator: protein MNQEYSGSGDPAKSLELLWRRRPQPTRGPKPALTVDQIVTAALEVADTDGLAAMSMRRVADELGVGAMTLYRYFPGKGELLDVMLDTVYGELPRREVPGEWRAKLDEVARENRALYLRHPWMLQVAISRPPLGPNVMAKYEWELSAVEGIGLTDVEMDSTVALVNGYVHGAVRTAVEARQVILRSGMTDKEWWLAHVPHLDQISDLAKFPLSARVGTAVGSEFDAPYDVDHAFEYGLERLLDGVSALVVNRSAPEG, encoded by the coding sequence ATGAATCAGGAGTACAGCGGTAGCGGCGACCCGGCGAAGAGCCTCGAGCTGCTCTGGCGGCGCCGCCCGCAACCGACCCGCGGGCCGAAGCCGGCGCTGACCGTCGACCAGATCGTCACCGCCGCACTGGAGGTCGCGGACACCGACGGCCTCGCGGCGATGTCGATGCGCAGGGTCGCCGACGAGCTCGGCGTCGGCGCGATGACGCTGTACCGCTACTTCCCGGGCAAGGGTGAGTTGCTCGACGTCATGCTCGACACCGTGTACGGCGAGCTGCCGCGCCGCGAGGTGCCGGGGGAGTGGCGGGCCAAGCTCGACGAGGTCGCCCGCGAGAACCGCGCGCTGTACCTGCGGCACCCGTGGATGCTCCAGGTCGCGATCAGCCGTCCGCCGCTCGGTCCGAACGTGATGGCGAAGTACGAGTGGGAGCTGAGCGCGGTGGAAGGCATCGGCCTCACCGATGTGGAGATGGACTCGACCGTCGCGCTGGTCAACGGTTACGTCCACGGCGCAGTGCGGACGGCCGTCGAAGCGCGGCAGGTGATCCTCCGGTCCGGTATGACGGACAAGGAGTGGTGGCTGGCGCACGTGCCGCACCTGGATCAGATCAGCGACCTGGCGAAGTTCCCGTTGTCGGCCCGGGTCGGCACCGCGGTCGGGAGTGAGTTCGATGCCCCTTATGATGTCGATCATGCGTTCGAATATGGTCTGGAGCGGCTGCTGGACGGCGTGTCCGCGCTGGTGGTGAACCGGTCTGCACCGGAGGGGTAA
- a CDS encoding TetR/AcrR family transcriptional regulator translates to MTPRATPLPPEERRAAIVEAALPLLEEFGAEVSTKQIAEAAGIAEGTIFRAFGSKDALIEAAMATVFDTSDMIRALEHVDRSLPLRERTIAAVEIGQKRLRGVFKLLFALRIRRPPEFKHSTPMDEARRQRLSDLANAAFADLLRPDADQLRVPPEEVVRMIGLLTFSATHPMISAGHVLTAEEIVDFAFDGLRKRGTDQPPAAEGIVEYALGGARHHDSGDD, encoded by the coding sequence GTGACACCACGAGCGACCCCACTGCCACCCGAGGAGCGACGCGCGGCCATCGTCGAGGCCGCGCTGCCGTTGCTGGAGGAGTTCGGGGCCGAGGTCAGCACCAAGCAGATCGCCGAGGCCGCCGGGATCGCCGAGGGGACGATCTTCCGGGCGTTCGGCAGCAAGGACGCGCTGATCGAGGCCGCGATGGCCACCGTGTTCGACACCTCCGACATGATCCGGGCACTCGAGCATGTCGACCGTTCACTGCCGTTGCGGGAGCGCACGATCGCCGCGGTCGAGATCGGCCAGAAGCGGTTGCGCGGCGTGTTCAAGCTGCTGTTCGCGCTGCGGATCCGCCGGCCACCGGAGTTCAAGCACTCCACGCCGATGGACGAGGCCCGGCGGCAGCGGCTGTCCGACCTGGCCAACGCCGCCTTCGCGGACCTGCTCCGGCCGGACGCGGACCAGTTGCGGGTCCCACCCGAAGAGGTGGTCCGGATGATCGGGCTGCTGACCTTCTCCGCCACCCACCCAATGATTTCCGCCGGCCACGTGCTGACCGCCGAAGAGATCGTCGACTTCGCCTTCGACGGTCTCCGCAAGCGCGGGACGGATCAGCCGCCGGCCGCGGAGGGCATCGTCGAGTACGCGCTCGGCGGCGCCCGCCATCACGACTCTGGGGATGATTGA
- a CDS encoding SWIM zinc finger family protein, producing MNDVQGFPAFARQQRSTRGRSWWARAWVQAMEDTSLDTDQLRKGRRYANSGQVGTITVSPGRIAASVYAPEDTYESVVHVDELSADDWRRFNEQIAARSGHIAALLDGEMPHDLVEAAGDAGVTLLPGIGDLDPSCTCDAWELPCQHAAALCYQVAWLLDADPFVLLLLRGRTRESLLDDLQRSPSKPTEAGAGSGAGSRAGAEAGSGAGHGDGSGAGSWAGDGAAPGEVPEPPELPDKVRLEDLAVTGIEPPEGVGPAVLPLLVLDAARRARNLLSALLHGRPVPATLDEWQDTIRLAADFPELTRPLAEATSKDLAPGIQAWRYGGAPGLDVLEHTWTPNAADLNRARAELLAADELAVTATANRLTLGADTQLRLDRVGRWHPYRLVDGSWTPVAPPSNDPLLAEW from the coding sequence ATGAACGACGTACAAGGGTTTCCGGCGTTCGCGCGGCAGCAGCGGAGCACGCGGGGGCGGTCGTGGTGGGCGCGGGCGTGGGTGCAGGCGATGGAAGACACCTCGCTTGACACCGATCAGCTGCGCAAGGGGCGACGGTACGCGAACTCGGGGCAGGTCGGGACGATCACGGTCAGCCCGGGGCGGATCGCGGCGTCGGTCTACGCACCTGAGGACACCTACGAGTCCGTCGTCCACGTCGACGAGTTGAGCGCGGACGATTGGCGCCGGTTCAATGAGCAGATCGCGGCGCGGTCCGGGCATATCGCCGCACTGCTGGATGGCGAGATGCCGCACGACCTGGTGGAGGCCGCGGGCGACGCCGGCGTCACGCTGTTGCCGGGGATCGGCGACCTCGACCCGAGTTGTACGTGCGACGCCTGGGAGCTGCCGTGCCAGCACGCAGCCGCCCTGTGCTACCAGGTCGCGTGGCTCCTCGACGCCGACCCGTTCGTCCTCCTACTCCTCCGCGGCCGCACGCGCGAATCCCTCCTCGACGACCTCCAACGGTCACCCTCGAAGCCAACCGAAGCCGGCGCTGGGTCCGGTGCTGGGTCCCGCGCTGGGGCCGAGGCCGGGTCCGGAGCTGGGCACGGGGACGGGTCCGGCGCTGGGTCCTGGGCTGGGGACGGGGCTGCGCCCGGCGAGGTGCCTGAGCCTCCGGAGTTGCCGGACAAGGTCAGGCTCGAAGACTTGGCGGTGACCGGGATCGAGCCACCGGAAGGGGTCGGGCCGGCCGTGTTACCGCTCCTGGTCCTCGATGCCGCGCGCCGGGCGCGAAACCTGCTCAGCGCGCTCCTCCACGGACGCCCGGTCCCGGCGACGCTGGACGAGTGGCAGGACACGATCCGCCTCGCTGCCGACTTCCCCGAGCTCACCCGGCCGTTGGCCGAGGCGACGAGCAAAGACCTTGCCCCCGGCATCCAAGCCTGGCGGTACGGCGGCGCGCCCGGCCTCGACGTACTCGAACACACCTGGACGCCCAACGCCGCGGACCTCAACCGGGCGCGTGCGGAACTGCTGGCCGCCGACGAGCTCGCCGTCACGGCCACGGCGAACCGGCTCACGCTCGGCGCCGACACGCAGCTCCGGCTCGACCGCGTCGGCCGATGGCATCCGTACCGGCTGGTCGACGGCAGCTGGACCCCGGTCGCCCCGCCGTCAAACGATCCGCTCCTCGCCGAGTGGTAG
- a CDS encoding DEAD/DEAH box helicase: MAEELLREFLDAVADGMPRSPAAGKAHQTNLFAAAAPQRAGRLRGWADQVSAGLDSGVRISLRIEMGDSHAFSAVVQLHSLKDPTLVRDADDVWADDVAGFGPRARIDATLAIRRAARVWPALQRLLDAAIPNRMELSDEEVAELLAGSAQRLTAAGVDLHWPRSLSRALTARAAITSADGPPSDLPGFFGGDKTLDFRWQVAVGDDPLTEAELDQLAEATRPVVRLRDQWMLIDPELARKARERILKPVTPIDALGAALTGTAEIDGRQITVTPTKWLEDLRARIADPDRADEPIDAPAELQATLRDYQLRGLRWLVRMTSLGLGGCLADDMGLGKTITLISLHLHRQQSPGTAGPTLVVCPASLLGNWEREVQRFAPGTPVRRFHGTSRSLADAQDGFVLTTYGTLRRDAAKLADHRWGLVVADEAQHVKNPSSSTAKALRTVPGQARVALTGTPVENNLSELWAILDWTTPGLLGRLGTFRNQWAAPIEADKDEEVAARLAKLVRPFLLRRKKSDPGIAPELPPKTETDQPVSLTREQVVLYEATVRELMAEVRASNQMARRGLIVKLLTGLKQICNHPAQYLKESENARLTGRSGKLELLDELLETIVAEDGAVLVFTQYVAMARLLERHLEARGIQTQLLHGGTPVAQREAMVDRFQAGEVTVFLLSLKAAGTGLNLTRADHVVHYDRWWNPAVEDQATDRAYRIGQTRPVQVHRLIAEGTIEDRIAAMLAAKRELAEAVLSGGEAALTELSDAELADLVELRGGLR; the protein is encoded by the coding sequence GTGGCGGAGGAGTTGTTGCGGGAGTTCTTGGATGCGGTTGCTGATGGGATGCCTCGGTCGCCGGCTGCTGGGAAGGCGCATCAGACGAACCTGTTCGCCGCCGCGGCGCCGCAGCGGGCCGGCCGGTTGCGTGGGTGGGCGGATCAGGTTTCGGCTGGGCTCGACAGCGGGGTGCGGATCTCGTTGCGGATCGAGATGGGTGACTCGCATGCGTTCAGCGCGGTCGTTCAGCTGCACAGTCTGAAGGATCCGACGCTGGTGCGAGATGCGGACGACGTCTGGGCCGACGACGTCGCCGGCTTCGGGCCACGGGCCCGGATTGATGCGACGCTGGCGATCCGGCGCGCCGCCCGGGTGTGGCCGGCGCTGCAGCGGTTGCTGGATGCCGCCATACCAAACCGTATGGAACTGTCCGACGAAGAGGTCGCCGAGTTGCTCGCCGGATCGGCGCAACGGTTGACGGCGGCCGGGGTCGACCTTCACTGGCCGCGAAGTCTGAGCCGCGCACTCACAGCGCGAGCAGCGATCACCTCCGCGGACGGACCGCCGAGTGATCTCCCCGGCTTCTTCGGCGGCGACAAGACGCTCGACTTCCGCTGGCAGGTCGCGGTCGGCGACGACCCGTTGACCGAGGCCGAGCTCGACCAGCTCGCCGAAGCCACCCGCCCGGTGGTTCGCCTGCGCGACCAGTGGATGCTGATCGATCCCGAGCTCGCCCGCAAGGCCCGCGAACGCATCCTCAAACCTGTCACCCCGATCGACGCCCTCGGCGCCGCGCTCACCGGCACCGCCGAGATCGACGGCCGCCAGATCACCGTCACCCCGACCAAGTGGCTGGAGGATCTCCGCGCCCGCATCGCCGATCCCGACCGCGCCGACGAACCGATCGACGCACCCGCCGAGCTCCAGGCAACCCTGCGCGACTATCAGCTACGCGGTCTGCGTTGGCTCGTGCGGATGACGTCCCTCGGCCTCGGCGGCTGCCTCGCCGACGACATGGGTCTCGGCAAGACGATCACGCTCATCTCGCTGCACCTCCACCGCCAGCAATCTCCCGGCACCGCGGGCCCGACCCTCGTCGTCTGCCCGGCGTCGCTGCTCGGCAACTGGGAGCGCGAGGTCCAGCGGTTCGCCCCCGGCACTCCGGTACGGCGATTCCACGGCACGTCCCGTTCGCTGGCTGACGCGCAGGACGGCTTCGTGCTGACGACGTACGGGACGCTGCGACGCGACGCCGCCAAACTGGCCGACCATCGATGGGGACTGGTCGTCGCCGACGAGGCCCAGCATGTGAAGAACCCTTCCTCCAGTACTGCGAAAGCCCTGCGAACCGTGCCGGGCCAAGCACGCGTGGCCCTGACCGGTACGCCCGTCGAGAACAATCTGTCCGAGCTGTGGGCGATCCTCGACTGGACAACTCCCGGGCTGCTCGGACGCCTCGGGACGTTCCGCAACCAGTGGGCGGCGCCGATCGAGGCCGACAAGGACGAGGAGGTCGCCGCACGGCTCGCTAAGCTGGTCCGGCCGTTCCTGCTCCGTCGCAAGAAGTCGGACCCCGGGATCGCACCGGAGCTCCCGCCGAAGACCGAGACCGACCAGCCTGTATCGCTCACGCGCGAGCAGGTTGTGTTGTACGAGGCAACTGTCCGGGAGCTGATGGCGGAGGTTCGCGCCAGCAACCAGATGGCGCGACGCGGGCTGATCGTGAAGCTGCTGACCGGCTTGAAGCAGATCTGCAACCACCCCGCGCAGTACCTGAAGGAAAGCGAGAACGCCCGCCTCACCGGCCGCTCCGGCAAGCTCGAGCTCCTCGACGAGCTGCTCGAGACCATCGTCGCGGAGGACGGAGCGGTCCTCGTGTTCACGCAGTACGTCGCGATGGCGCGACTGCTCGAGCGACACCTCGAGGCGCGTGGCATCCAGACCCAACTGCTCCACGGCGGCACGCCCGTCGCGCAGCGCGAGGCGATGGTCGATCGCTTCCAGGCGGGTGAGGTCACCGTCTTCCTGCTCTCGCTCAAGGCCGCCGGCACCGGTCTCAACCTGACCCGCGCCGATCACGTCGTGCACTACGACCGCTGGTGGAATCCGGCCGTCGAGGATCAGGCCACCGACCGCGCGTACCGGATCGGGCAGACCCGCCCGGTCCAGGTGCACCGATTGATTGCCGAGGGCACCATCGAGGACCGGATCGCCGCGATGCTCGCCGCCAAACGCGAGCTGGCCGAGGCGGTCCTCAGCGGCGGCGAGGCAGCGTTGACCGAGCTGTCCGACGCGGAACTCGCCGACCTCGTCGAGCTGCGGGGAGGTCTGCGATGA
- a CDS encoding ABC transporter permease: protein MRRYLLNRLWQSLVTLVLATIVVFVGVRALPGDPALALAGEDRDPESLRAIRQQYGLDQSWLVQFWQFVSHAARGDLGQSIRTGAPVRSMILSALPVTIELSVLAILIAAVIGVGAGVVAAVRRGGPAEWAANALALLGLSVPHFWLGLMAILYLSVALGLFPASGFVPFFTNPVDNLHHLILPALILGTGLAAVIMRQTRSSMLDALSADYIRTAEAKGLPPKAVIGKHALRNSLIVVVTIVGLQLGALISGAVVTERIFALPGFGKLTVDAVFQRDYPVIQAVVLVTATAYIVINLLVDLLYSVIDPRIRVRGEA from the coding sequence GTGAGGCGGTACCTCCTCAACCGGCTGTGGCAATCGCTGGTGACGCTCGTGCTCGCGACGATCGTGGTGTTCGTCGGAGTACGGGCGTTGCCGGGTGATCCGGCGTTGGCGCTGGCCGGAGAGGATCGCGACCCCGAGTCGTTGCGGGCGATCCGGCAGCAGTACGGACTGGACCAGTCGTGGCTGGTGCAGTTCTGGCAGTTCGTCAGTCACGCCGCGCGCGGCGATCTGGGGCAGTCGATCCGCACGGGCGCGCCGGTGCGGTCGATGATCTTGAGCGCCTTGCCGGTGACCATCGAGCTGTCGGTGCTCGCGATCCTGATCGCCGCTGTCATCGGCGTCGGCGCGGGCGTCGTGGCCGCCGTACGACGTGGTGGGCCGGCCGAATGGGCTGCGAACGCCCTTGCGTTGCTGGGTTTGTCGGTGCCGCACTTCTGGTTGGGTCTGATGGCGATCCTGTACCTGTCCGTTGCCCTCGGCCTCTTTCCGGCCTCCGGCTTCGTCCCGTTCTTCACCAACCCGGTGGACAACCTGCATCACCTGATCCTGCCGGCACTGATCCTCGGCACCGGACTGGCGGCCGTCATCATGCGCCAGACCAGATCATCGATGCTCGACGCGCTCAGTGCCGACTACATCCGTACGGCGGAGGCCAAGGGCCTCCCGCCCAAGGCGGTGATCGGGAAGCATGCCCTCCGCAACAGTCTCATCGTCGTCGTCACGATCGTCGGTCTCCAACTCGGCGCGCTGATCTCCGGCGCCGTTGTCACCGAACGGATCTTCGCGCTCCCCGGCTTCGGCAAACTCACGGTCGACGCCGTCTTCCAGCGCGACTACCCGGTGATCCAAGCGGTCGTCCTCGTCACCGCGACGGCGTACATCGTGATCAATCTGCTGGTCGACCTCCTGTACTCCGTCATCGACCCACGGATCCGCGTGCGAGGTGAGGCGTGA